In a single window of the Paenibacillus sp. MMS20-IR301 genome:
- a CDS encoding M67 family metallopeptidase, giving the protein MTAFQGTPQSVRLGSSVQQMLGKHMLSCYPQEACGILLGTAAAGGMCISSYVPIRNVAPDPLHFFVPEPEAWIRVLYHEPSLVGLFHSHPNSAPWPSPADLNGLAALGPEFKLYLIGSPGAGSGLPVFNGFFIQRTTGNGSATAYSLQQVPLSPA; this is encoded by the coding sequence ATGACAGCCTTCCAGGGAACTCCCCAGTCTGTCAGACTGGGCTCTTCCGTACAGCAAATGCTGGGGAAGCATATGCTGTCCTGTTATCCGCAGGAGGCCTGCGGAATCCTGCTGGGCACTGCCGCAGCGGGCGGCATGTGTATTAGCAGCTATGTGCCGATACGCAACGTAGCGCCTGACCCGCTGCATTTTTTTGTACCGGAGCCTGAAGCTTGGATAAGGGTACTATACCACGAGCCCTCGCTCGTCGGATTATTCCACTCCCACCCGAACTCTGCCCCTTGGCCTTCTCCTGCAGATCTGAACGGCCTGGCGGCGCTGGGACCCGAATTCAAGCTCTATCTGATCGGCTCTCCGGGCGCCGGCTCAGGCCTGCCTGTGTTCAACGGGTTCTTCATTCAGCGGACAACCGGCAATGGTTCAGCAACTGCATACAGCTTGCAGCAAGTGCCGCTAAGCCCTGCTTAA
- a CDS encoding YjcZ family sporulation protein codes for MSTPVGYGAWTSTGTILVLFILLVIITRTFI; via the coding sequence ATGTCCACACCAGTTGGCTACGGAGCCTGGACTTCCACCGGCACCATTCTTGTATTGTTCATTCTGCTTGTTATCATCACCCGCACTTTCATCTAG
- a CDS encoding DUF294 nucleotidyltransferase-like domain-containing protein, translated as MAQVETTDWNNDENYKSIATAGSPRELKARRTACQQVLLEQLNVIPVEEWMYRVNAMHDQLAAAAVRICEAQMKEAGYGLPPCAYSFIVFGSAGRQEATLWSDQDNGLIIEGEPDGTKRSYFEAFGIMLSNVLETAGYEKCDGKVMCSEPLWRKTLPDWKAQLAKWMEELEWEPVRYLIIASDMRHVAGSEALSAQWREAFQAGFKDNKKLTIAVLRNTVRHKATLNLLGQVLTERFGDYAGGFDVKYGLYIPLVNIVRHLSLLHGIKVSSTLRRLELLAELEQYQHLEEIRAAFQTALKMRVNTPYTVKDGLLTSSDYYAENDLKNKQLRLELREGLLLVRRLHKALQRQLRSAERRQL; from the coding sequence GTGGCTCAGGTGGAGACTACAGATTGGAATAATGATGAAAATTATAAGTCCATCGCAACGGCCGGTTCGCCCCGGGAGCTTAAAGCCAGGCGTACCGCTTGCCAGCAAGTACTCCTGGAGCAATTAAACGTTATCCCTGTGGAGGAATGGATGTACCGGGTGAATGCAATGCATGATCAGCTTGCAGCAGCGGCGGTACGCATATGTGAGGCGCAGATGAAGGAGGCGGGCTACGGCCTGCCTCCTTGCGCCTATTCCTTTATTGTCTTCGGCAGTGCAGGCAGGCAAGAGGCTACGCTCTGGAGTGATCAGGATAATGGCTTGATTATTGAAGGGGAACCGGATGGTACTAAAAGAAGCTATTTCGAAGCCTTTGGAATCATGCTGTCTAATGTGCTTGAAACAGCCGGCTATGAGAAATGCGACGGAAAGGTGATGTGCTCCGAGCCGCTGTGGCGCAAAACGCTGCCTGACTGGAAGGCTCAGCTGGCGAAGTGGATGGAGGAGCTTGAGTGGGAGCCGGTCCGGTACCTGATTATTGCCTCGGACATGCGTCATGTAGCAGGAAGCGAAGCGTTATCTGCGCAGTGGCGGGAAGCGTTCCAGGCCGGATTCAAGGATAACAAGAAACTGACAATAGCAGTGCTTCGCAATACAGTGCGCCACAAGGCGACACTTAATCTGCTTGGGCAGGTGCTCACTGAGCGGTTTGGTGATTATGCCGGGGGATTTGATGTGAAATACGGCCTCTACATTCCGCTTGTGAATATTGTCAGACATTTGTCGCTCCTGCATGGAATTAAAGTTTCATCAACACTAAGGAGACTTGAACTGCTGGCTGAACTGGAGCAGTATCAGCATCTGGAGGAGATCCGTGCGGCGTTTCAGACTGCTTTGAAAATGCGGGTGAACACACCGTACACGGTAAAAGACGGGTTGCTCACCAGCAGTGATTATTATGCCGAGAATGATCTGAAGAATAAACAGCTCAGACTTGAGCTTCGGGAAGGCCTGCTGCTGGTAAGACGCCTCCATAAGGCGCTGCAGCGTCAGCTCCGGTCAGCGGAAAGGAGACAGCTATGA
- a CDS encoding DEAD/DEAH box helicase, which yields MKTFAEFGLEPKVLQAITELGFEEATPIQEQAIPIALTGADMIGQAQTGTGKTAAFGIPLISKISREDEKILALVMTPTRELAIQVAEEIGKLTRFKGLRSLAIYGGQDIGRQIRGLKKKPQIIIGTPGRLLDHINRKTIRLDDVQTIVLDEADEMLDMGFMEDIQTILKLVPEERQTMLFSATMPPNIQRLAQQFLKNPQHVSVIPKQISAPLIDQAYIEVPERQKFEALSRLIDMESPDLAIVFGRTKRRVDELAEGLQKRGYSADGLHGDLSQNQRDAVMRKFRDGSIDVLVATDVAARGLDVSGVTHVINFDLPQDPESYVHRIGRTGRAGKEGTAWSFVTPREMDHLHLIERVTRHRITRKPLPTMAEAIEGKQRITAERLLAMVEDGELNEYKGIAIQLLEQYDSVQLLSAAMKLLTGDNKDAQVELTPEDPIRAKRRGGKNDIRSGRKPNGGYGGNRTGSGTGSSGGYRGNRDNASGGGYRGNRDNAGGGSTRGGYSSGYGGNSGSGSSYGGGYKGNRDGGASRSAEGRPSSRPSSSSRPAPKREDFDN from the coding sequence TTGAAAACATTCGCAGAATTCGGCCTGGAGCCCAAAGTACTTCAGGCAATCACAGAACTTGGTTTTGAGGAAGCAACACCTATCCAGGAGCAGGCGATTCCGATCGCGCTGACCGGAGCGGATATGATCGGGCAGGCCCAGACGGGTACCGGTAAAACCGCAGCATTCGGTATTCCTCTTATCTCCAAGATCTCCCGGGAAGATGAGAAAATTCTTGCCCTGGTAATGACACCGACCCGTGAGCTTGCAATCCAGGTAGCAGAAGAAATCGGGAAGCTGACCCGCTTCAAGGGACTTCGTTCATTGGCTATCTACGGCGGGCAGGATATCGGCCGCCAAATCCGCGGACTTAAGAAGAAACCGCAGATCATCATCGGTACACCGGGACGTCTCCTGGATCATATCAACCGCAAAACCATCCGCCTTGATGATGTTCAGACAATCGTCCTCGACGAAGCTGATGAAATGCTGGACATGGGATTCATGGAGGATATCCAGACTATCCTCAAGCTCGTTCCTGAAGAACGCCAGACCATGCTCTTCTCGGCTACTATGCCTCCTAACATTCAACGCCTTGCCCAGCAATTCCTGAAGAACCCGCAGCATGTATCGGTAATTCCTAAGCAAATCAGCGCACCGCTGATTGACCAGGCTTATATTGAAGTTCCTGAGCGCCAGAAGTTCGAAGCGCTGAGCCGCTTGATTGATATGGAATCTCCTGATCTGGCAATTGTCTTCGGACGCACCAAACGCCGGGTAGATGAGCTGGCGGAAGGCCTTCAGAAGCGCGGATACTCCGCTGACGGCCTGCACGGCGACCTGTCGCAGAACCAGCGTGATGCTGTAATGCGCAAATTCCGCGACGGCAGCATTGATGTACTGGTTGCTACGGACGTAGCTGCACGCGGTCTGGACGTTTCCGGCGTAACTCACGTAATTAACTTTGACCTTCCGCAAGATCCGGAAAGCTATGTACACCGTATCGGCCGTACCGGCCGTGCCGGTAAAGAAGGTACTGCCTGGTCCTTCGTGACTCCGCGTGAAATGGATCACCTGCACCTGATCGAGCGCGTGACCCGTCACCGCATCACCCGCAAACCGCTTCCTACAATGGCAGAAGCTATTGAAGGCAAACAACGTATTACAGCTGAACGCCTGCTGGCAATGGTTGAAGACGGTGAGCTGAACGAATACAAAGGTATCGCTATTCAGCTGCTGGAGCAATATGACTCCGTACAGTTGCTGTCTGCAGCAATGAAGCTGCTTACTGGCGACAACAAGGATGCTCAGGTTGAGCTGACACCTGAAGATCCGATCCGTGCAAAACGCCGCGGCGGCAAGAATGACATCCGCAGCGGACGCAAGCCTAACGGCGGCTACGGCGGTAACCGTACCGGCTCCGGAACCGGCAGCAGCGGCGGATACCGCGGCAACCGTGATAACGCCAGTGGCGGCGGATATCGCGGTAACCGTGATAATGCCGGCGGCGGAAGCACACGCGGCGGCTACAGCAGCGGCTACGGTGGCAACAGCGGCAGCGGAAGCAGCTACGGCGGCGGCTACAAAGGCAACCGCGATGGCGGCGCAAGCCGCAGTGCTGAGGGCAGACCATCGTCACGCCCAAGCTCAAGCTCCCGTCCGGCTCCTAAGCGCGAAGATTTCGACAATTAA
- a CDS encoding TlpA disulfide reductase family protein, producing MRAVHKRNLTILAIIIGLAILAIVQRSTAGPNAVPVMQQQAGLEIGAYAGKLAPAFILQEGDKRYEVGGDRVKPVILNFWASWCGPCQEEAPALNKLAMKYKDVLDIYGINVTSQDYKPNAERFVKKYMLTFPVMYDLKGKVFDQYNGAVFPTNVLIDKNGVVSEIILGVLSAEELESKIIALTGS from the coding sequence ATGAGAGCAGTTCATAAACGGAATTTGACGATACTGGCTATAATCATAGGCCTGGCTATTCTGGCTATAGTACAGCGGAGCACAGCCGGGCCAAACGCAGTGCCGGTTATGCAGCAGCAGGCCGGACTTGAAATTGGTGCCTATGCAGGCAAGCTGGCTCCGGCGTTTATCCTGCAGGAGGGGGATAAACGCTATGAGGTCGGCGGTGACCGCGTGAAGCCGGTGATCCTTAATTTCTGGGCATCCTGGTGCGGGCCTTGCCAGGAAGAGGCTCCTGCCCTGAATAAGCTGGCGATGAAATATAAAGATGTGCTTGATATTTACGGAATTAATGTCACAAGCCAGGATTATAAGCCAAATGCAGAACGGTTCGTGAAGAAGTACATGCTGACCTTTCCGGTCATGTATGATCTGAAGGGCAAGGTCTTTGACCAGTATAACGGAGCGGTGTTCCCGACTAATGTGTTAATTGACAAGAATGGTGTAGTCAGCGAGATTATACTGGGGGTCCTGTCGGCAGAAGAGCTGGAGAGCAAAATTATTGCCTTGACCGGCTCCTGA
- a CDS encoding exonuclease domain-containing protein — protein MKEPNKGGGFWNNLRQGGMPSAIASMRGGDSAQQTAQQMAFIRSLMREKRRPEVLHTPLSELETVIFDLETTGFSHQGGDEIMSFGAIRVVGEEIKEEECFYTLVNCAAAIPDTITKLTGISGEMTSSAPSLIDGLHNFMSFVGQRVLVAHGSAHDKAFLNAALWKTSKVQLTHRVLDTMMLARWLEPQRSSYTLDELLAVHEIPISGRHHALEDAKMTAKLWVSYIREISQKSPVETLGDLYAYLSRA, from the coding sequence ATGAAGGAGCCGAACAAAGGCGGGGGATTCTGGAACAATTTGCGGCAGGGTGGTATGCCATCAGCCATCGCTTCCATGAGAGGCGGGGATTCCGCACAGCAGACAGCACAGCAAATGGCGTTCATCCGTTCCCTTATGCGCGAGAAACGGCGACCTGAAGTGCTGCACACTCCGCTTTCCGAGCTGGAGACGGTGATCTTTGATCTTGAAACTACGGGCTTCTCCCATCAGGGCGGGGACGAGATTATGTCCTTTGGTGCGATCCGGGTAGTAGGGGAGGAGATCAAGGAAGAGGAATGCTTCTATACGCTTGTAAACTGTGCGGCGGCAATTCCGGATACAATTACGAAGCTTACAGGTATTTCCGGGGAAATGACTTCATCCGCACCTTCTCTAATCGACGGATTGCATAATTTCATGTCCTTTGTCGGCCAGAGGGTACTGGTGGCGCACGGGAGTGCACATGACAAAGCATTTCTTAATGCAGCCTTATGGAAGACCTCCAAAGTTCAGCTCACTCACCGTGTTCTCGATACAATGATGCTGGCCCGCTGGCTGGAGCCGCAGCGCAGCAGCTATACGCTGGATGAACTGCTGGCTGTTCATGAGATACCGATCAGCGGCCGCCATCATGCACTGGAGGATGCCAAGATGACGGCGAAATTATGGGTCTCCTATATCCGTGAAATATCGCAAAAGAGTCCGGTGGAAACACTTGGCGATTTGTATGCCTATTTAAGCAGGGCTTAG
- a CDS encoding ammonium transporter, protein MKKKLLMMFLAMITLMIYPVSAFAAEGPAAPDLQIGLDTAFTFLAFILVFFMQSGFALLEAGSVRMKNAGHVAGKTVLTLAIASLCFWAFGFGLGFGNGNSFFGTTGFFYGGDTKAALFDNALGFSDVTMNVKFLFQMAFAAVSLAIVSGGMAERAKLSVYIIFGILFSVVIYPVVAHWVWGGGWLAELSMQDYAGSTVVHLTGATAAVVATILLKPRLGKFNKEGKPVIIPGHNQVFTVLGVIILWFGWFGFNPGSALSPMGGFFGHVALTTNIAAAAGGLAALVASWLYFGKSDIPAMLNGVLAALVAITGACAFVEPWAAIIIGLVAGAFTFMTSQWLERAGLDDPIYAFSVHGIAGIWGALSTGLFAAPDLIEQGGLVGKAGLFYGGGLHQLGVQALGVVGTFVFVAAMSFIILYVMKMVIGIRVTEEEELMGLDISEHGTYGYPEQMKLITDSESKPLN, encoded by the coding sequence ATGAAAAAGAAATTATTGATGATGTTCCTGGCCATGATTACACTGATGATCTACCCGGTCAGCGCCTTTGCTGCTGAAGGTCCGGCAGCACCGGATTTGCAGATCGGTCTGGACACGGCCTTTACTTTCCTGGCATTTATCTTAGTATTCTTTATGCAATCCGGATTTGCACTGCTTGAAGCCGGTTCGGTCCGGATGAAGAATGCCGGTCACGTTGCCGGTAAGACGGTATTGACACTCGCGATTGCAAGCTTGTGCTTCTGGGCATTCGGCTTCGGTCTCGGTTTCGGAAACGGCAACAGCTTCTTCGGAACTACAGGCTTCTTCTACGGTGGTGATACCAAGGCAGCATTGTTCGATAATGCGCTTGGATTCTCCGATGTGACTATGAACGTTAAATTCCTGTTCCAAATGGCATTCGCAGCGGTCTCCCTGGCCATCGTATCCGGCGGTATGGCAGAACGTGCGAAGCTGAGCGTATACATTATCTTCGGAATTCTTTTCTCTGTTGTAATCTATCCGGTTGTAGCTCACTGGGTATGGGGCGGCGGCTGGCTGGCTGAGCTGAGCATGCAGGATTATGCCGGTTCTACAGTAGTCCATCTGACAGGTGCAACTGCAGCAGTTGTTGCGACAATCCTGCTCAAACCTCGTCTCGGCAAGTTCAATAAAGAAGGCAAACCGGTAATTATCCCGGGCCACAACCAAGTGTTCACAGTACTCGGTGTAATTATTCTCTGGTTCGGCTGGTTCGGTTTCAACCCAGGTAGCGCTTTGTCTCCTATGGGCGGATTCTTCGGTCATGTTGCCTTGACTACTAATATTGCTGCAGCAGCAGGCGGTCTGGCTGCGCTCGTCGCTTCCTGGCTGTACTTCGGTAAATCGGATATTCCGGCAATGCTGAACGGCGTACTTGCTGCACTGGTTGCAATCACAGGTGCCTGCGCATTTGTTGAACCATGGGCAGCTATCATCATCGGTCTGGTTGCAGGTGCCTTTACCTTCATGACTTCCCAGTGGCTGGAGCGTGCGGGCCTGGATGATCCGATCTATGCCTTCTCTGTACATGGTATCGCTGGTATCTGGGGAGCTTTGTCCACTGGTCTCTTTGCAGCACCAGATCTGATTGAACAAGGCGGTCTTGTAGGTAAAGCAGGTCTGTTCTACGGCGGCGGACTCCATCAGCTTGGTGTTCAGGCGCTTGGTGTAGTCGGAACCTTTGTCTTCGTAGCAGCAATGTCCTTCATCATCCTCTACGTAATGAAGATGGTAATCGGCATCCGTGTTACTGAAGAAGAAGAATTGATGGGTCTGGATATCAGTGAACACGGTACTTACGGTTATCCGGAACAAATGAAGCTGATCACTGACTCTGAATCCAAACCCCTTAATTAA
- a CDS encoding LysR family transcriptional regulator — translation MELRQLQYFLKVAQKEHVTRAAEELHVAQSAVSRQIHQLEEELGVDLFMQKGRNLQLTPVGQLFRKRVEAVLNELDRSVAEVHEFLDPERGEIRIGFPHSLGTHLIPTIVAEFRRHYPHVKFRFKQGAYPSLIKDVISGEVDLAFISPFPENDGRVAGDIVMTEELFAILPQNHPLAGEQVISLEQLREEKFVLFSQGYSLRPIVWQACLQAGFKPQIAFEGGETDTIRGLVAAGMGVSLLPEMALYQTNPLQPAQVRVVEPSVTRTVGLIHRSDGKLPLVARSFRTFLLTYFKDRQHNNTPVGS, via the coding sequence GTGGAGCTTAGACAGCTGCAGTATTTTCTGAAAGTTGCCCAAAAGGAACATGTGACCAGAGCCGCAGAGGAGCTGCATGTCGCACAGTCTGCCGTAAGCCGCCAGATTCATCAGCTGGAAGAGGAGCTCGGTGTAGATCTGTTCATGCAGAAGGGAAGGAATCTGCAGCTTACACCTGTCGGCCAGCTCTTCCGCAAACGGGTGGAAGCGGTGCTGAATGAGCTTGACCGTTCAGTGGCCGAGGTGCATGAGTTCCTTGACCCGGAGCGCGGAGAGATCCGCATCGGCTTTCCGCATAGCCTGGGGACGCATCTGATCCCCACTATAGTTGCTGAATTCCGCCGGCATTATCCTCATGTGAAGTTCCGCTTCAAGCAGGGGGCCTACCCGTCGCTGATTAAGGATGTAATCTCTGGCGAGGTGGATCTGGCATTCATCTCACCTTTCCCGGAGAACGACGGCCGTGTTGCCGGGGATATAGTTATGACCGAGGAATTGTTCGCCATTCTGCCGCAGAACCATCCGCTGGCCGGGGAGCAGGTGATCTCTCTGGAGCAGCTGCGGGAAGAGAAGTTTGTCTTATTCAGCCAAGGCTACTCCCTGCGGCCGATTGTATGGCAAGCCTGCCTGCAGGCAGGCTTTAAGCCCCAGATCGCGTTTGAGGGCGGAGAGACAGATACGATCCGCGGCCTGGTTGCCGCCGGAATGGGGGTTAGCCTGCTGCCGGAAATGGCGCTATACCAGACCAACCCGCTGCAGCCTGCGCAGGTGCGGGTGGTAGAGCCGTCGGTGACCCGGACGGTAGGGCTGATTCACCGGTCGGACGGCAAGCTTCCGCTGGTAGCCCGTTCTTTCCGGACCTTCCTGCTAACTTATTTCAAAGATAGACAGCATAACAATACCCCGGTCGGCTCATAG
- a CDS encoding rhomboid family intramembrane serine protease — protein sequence MIFVRYENWKSYIRYYPVTCVLILANVLMFIVLTLNGGSTNLHTLVNYGATVNVSPEKDELWRYAAAMFLHNGFAHLFFNCFALLVFAPPLERLMGWWRYVLLYLAGGFLANLLGVAVSSRGDVEIGIVSVGASGAIYAVYGAFLYIAVLQRNMMDEGSRKTLYGVLVMGIIMSFATPHVDYMAHIGGLIAGFFLYGLIIRIFSRNRR from the coding sequence ATGATTTTCGTACGCTATGAGAATTGGAAAAGTTATATCCGGTATTATCCTGTAACCTGTGTATTGATTCTGGCCAATGTACTAATGTTTATCGTGCTGACCCTGAACGGGGGATCCACTAATCTGCATACACTGGTCAACTACGGGGCGACGGTAAACGTGAGCCCCGAGAAGGATGAGCTGTGGCGTTATGCGGCCGCTATGTTCCTGCACAACGGCTTTGCCCACTTGTTCTTTAACTGCTTTGCCCTGCTGGTCTTTGCTCCTCCGCTGGAGCGTCTTATGGGCTGGTGGAGGTACGTGCTGTTGTATCTGGCTGGAGGGTTCCTGGCGAATCTTCTGGGGGTTGCCGTCAGCAGCCGGGGGGATGTGGAGATTGGCATTGTCTCTGTAGGCGCCTCTGGGGCAATCTATGCAGTGTATGGGGCATTTCTCTACATTGCCGTGCTGCAGCGGAATATGATGGACGAGGGCTCCCGTAAGACGCTGTATGGCGTGCTGGTGATGGGGATTATTATGTCCTTTGCCACCCCGCATGTCGACTATATGGCGCATATCGGCGGGCTGATTGCCGGATTCTTCCTTTACGGGCTGATTATCCGCATATTTTCAAGAAATCGACGATAA
- a CDS encoding DUF1499 domain-containing protein, giving the protein MSLKRTLVGLFRSHDGTSDRAKDPALKTRYYNLSKDKAWDEVSATLKKIPGFKVLHEVQSVGEITLEKRTTFGRTLDITVSVLSTTPVRCAVDMYSASRGSLGDLGANYRVIQRLYQSLDKKLGKYKAD; this is encoded by the coding sequence TTGTCGTTGAAAAGAACCTTGGTCGGTTTATTCCGCAGCCATGACGGGACAAGCGACCGCGCGAAAGATCCGGCACTGAAGACACGTTATTACAATCTTTCAAAAGACAAGGCGTGGGATGAAGTATCCGCAACGCTGAAGAAAATTCCTGGATTCAAAGTGCTGCATGAAGTGCAGTCTGTAGGGGAAATCACCCTGGAGAAGAGAACGACGTTCGGCCGTACACTGGATATTACAGTATCTGTACTGAGTACCACACCTGTACGATGTGCTGTAGATATGTATTCTGCCTCCAGAGGATCACTTGGTGATTTGGGGGCCAACTACCGTGTCATTCAGCGTTTGTACCAGTCGCTCGATAAGAAGCTGGGCAAATATAAGGCTGACTAA
- a CDS encoding zinc metallopeptidase, whose protein sequence is MPLMYLLIFVAFIISIWAQFRVKGNFKKWSKVANLNGLTGYDAARRMLDANGLYDVPIEPVRGTLSDHYDPINRVVRLSEPVYYESSIASVAVACHEIGHAIQHKEHYPMLTLRHRMFPVVNFASGIAPFMLLAGFFFSSMNLVGLGIIFFSAAVAFQLVTLPVEFNASSRARRIMMQQGFIRSEEERGVAKVLNAAALTYVAAALVSLLELIRLILMFVGNRD, encoded by the coding sequence ATGCCCCTAATGTATCTATTAATATTTGTCGCCTTTATCATCTCTATATGGGCCCAGTTCAGAGTCAAAGGAAATTTCAAGAAATGGTCGAAGGTGGCTAACCTGAATGGCTTGACTGGATACGACGCAGCCCGGCGCATGCTTGATGCGAACGGACTCTACGATGTACCTATTGAACCGGTTCGGGGAACCCTCTCCGACCACTATGATCCGATCAACCGGGTTGTCCGGCTGTCCGAGCCTGTATATTATGAAAGCTCCATCGCATCTGTCGCTGTAGCCTGTCACGAGATTGGCCACGCCATCCAGCATAAGGAGCATTATCCGATGCTGACGCTGCGCCACCGGATGTTCCCGGTTGTCAATTTCGCCTCCGGCATAGCACCATTCATGCTGCTGGCCGGCTTTTTCTTCAGCTCCATGAACTTGGTCGGTCTCGGTATCATCTTCTTCTCCGCCGCTGTCGCCTTCCAGCTGGTCACACTGCCGGTAGAATTCAATGCCAGCAGCCGCGCACGCCGTATCATGATGCAGCAGGGCTTCATCCGCAGCGAAGAGGAGCGCGGGGTGGCCAAAGTTCTGAATGCCGCAGCCCTCACTTATGTTGCAGCCGCATTAGTCTCGCTGCTTGAGCTTATCCGTCTGATCCTGATGTTCGTGGGCAACCGCGACTAA
- a CDS encoding DUF624 domain-containing protein, whose product MEFKGAMGGLYRVTEWISRIAFSNILWALCSVPFLFAGIMKMIMLGSETGGPNEQITLNWILGVLAPFTVFPATSALFTVVRKWVMGNTDVSTFRTFFQGYKENYLKSMLGGVIYTLLFVIMYVDVTVYMTQMANFKIVGILMLVLMIILFVSMFNFFSIVVHYQMTFKEVVTNSILLTIARPIRVFSTLIGAAVLLYIGLRYPVLYAICIPTLIAMLAFFNFFATYNKLQLQVEKKKLAEEQAALEAAENEGMPSDDEDEDEDERAGIDLKKS is encoded by the coding sequence TTGGAGTTTAAAGGAGCAATGGGCGGTTTATACCGCGTCACGGAATGGATATCACGTATTGCCTTCAGCAATATTTTGTGGGCACTGTGTTCAGTTCCGTTTCTGTTTGCAGGTATTATGAAGATGATCATGCTGGGCTCGGAGACTGGCGGGCCGAATGAGCAGATCACACTCAACTGGATTCTTGGCGTGCTTGCGCCATTCACTGTATTTCCGGCAACGTCGGCTTTATTTACAGTGGTCCGCAAATGGGTGATGGGCAACACAGATGTAAGCACATTCCGCACTTTTTTTCAGGGGTACAAAGAGAATTATCTGAAAAGCATGCTTGGAGGGGTTATCTACACCCTGCTGTTTGTAATTATGTATGTAGATGTGACCGTATACATGACGCAGATGGCCAATTTCAAAATCGTCGGTATTTTAATGCTGGTGCTGATGATTATTTTGTTCGTGTCCATGTTTAATTTCTTCTCAATTGTCGTACATTACCAGATGACCTTCAAGGAAGTGGTGACCAACTCCATTCTGTTGACCATCGCCCGGCCGATCCGTGTGTTCTCCACCCTGATTGGTGCAGCGGTTCTACTTTATATAGGTCTGCGTTATCCTGTGCTTTACGCCATTTGTATTCCTACGCTGATTGCGATGCTGGCTTTCTTTAACTTCTTCGCGACGTATAATAAGCTGCAGCTGCAGGTAGAGAAGAAGAAGCTGGCTGAGGAACAGGCGGCGCTGGAAGCGGCGGAGAACGAAGGAATGCCTTCTGATGATGAGGATGAAGACGAGGATGAAAGAGCCGGTATTGACCTCAAAAAGAGTTAA
- the tpx gene encoding thiol peroxidase translates to MSQERTGVATFKGNPITLVGPELKAGDDAPQFVVSKNLLEEASLQDYAGKIKLISVVPSLDTGVCDAQTRRFNSEAAGLGEDVVILTISTDLPFAQARWCGAAGIDSVITLSDHKDTAFGQAYGVLIKEFRLDMRSIFVVDKNDKLAYVEYLGEMAEHPDYEAAIAAVQALL, encoded by the coding sequence ATGTCGCAAGAAAGAACAGGCGTAGCTACTTTTAAGGGCAACCCGATTACTCTGGTTGGACCCGAGCTGAAGGCCGGAGATGACGCACCGCAATTTGTGGTAAGCAAGAACCTGCTGGAAGAAGCTTCACTTCAAGATTACGCCGGTAAAATTAAGCTGATCAGCGTAGTCCCTTCTCTGGATACCGGTGTATGTGATGCCCAGACCCGCCGCTTCAACAGCGAGGCAGCCGGTCTCGGAGAGGATGTTGTGATCCTCACCATCAGCACGGACCTTCCTTTCGCCCAGGCACGCTGGTGCGGTGCTGCAGGCATTGACAGTGTAATCACCCTGTCTGACCATAAGGACACCGCCTTTGGACAAGCCTACGGCGTACTGATCAAAGAGTTCCGGCTTGATATGCGTTCCATTTTCGTTGTAGACAAGAATGATAAGCTGGCTTACGTCGAGTATCTGGGTGAGATGGCTGAGCATCCCGATTACGAGGCAGCTATTGCCGCTGTACAAGCACTGCTGTAA
- a CDS encoding MerR family transcriptional regulator yields the protein MTLYRIGELAKTAGISERTIDYYTKLGLITPESRSMKNYRLYRHETLADLQRINQLKQEKYTLEEIKSLMGKWNAATPEAEVSGKLVQLELQMQQLEREVKALEPVISGLKPGQANRALAALIPQGVACIEAIRLLLTQSPPM from the coding sequence ATGACCCTGTACCGGATCGGGGAGCTGGCCAAGACAGCCGGCATAAGTGAACGCACCATTGATTATTATACGAAGCTCGGACTTATAACCCCTGAGTCGAGAAGCATGAAGAATTACCGTTTGTACCGACATGAAACCTTAGCCGATTTACAACGTATTAATCAGCTAAAGCAAGAGAAGTATACATTGGAAGAGATTAAATCCCTGATGGGCAAATGGAATGCAGCAACACCGGAAGCCGAAGTCTCCGGCAAGCTGGTTCAGCTGGAGCTTCAGATGCAGCAGCTGGAGCGGGAAGTCAAAGCGCTGGAGCCTGTAATCAGCGGGCTTAAGCCCGGGCAGGCCAACCGGGCACTGGCAGCACTGATTCCCCAGGGCGTTGCCTGCATCGAAGCGATTCGGCTGCTGCTGACGCAGAGCCCGCCAATGTAA